In Lepisosteus oculatus isolate fLepOcu1 unplaced genomic scaffold, fLepOcu1.hap2 HAP2_SCAFFOLD_306, whole genome shotgun sequence, the following proteins share a genomic window:
- the LOC138227278 gene encoding fibrous sheath-interacting protein 2-like — MERKKPGSGAGCYTMLYALQGEQQLLERPVGTKLPLIPGSKPQFCRTALSEKLHQPSPDFTLTDPHGFLLDSKYNSLHDPHLRTYYHRKGMQESLQNRGLINEQKKVLCSLKEYNQYHNYLSNVKLQYDKNYVTKQKTIVKKFLELQEQNEIPRDISFTDVREWLLEEGSKNISDQFMANRD, encoded by the exons ATGGAGAGAAAGAAACCGGGATCTGGAGCT gGCTGCTACACCATGCTGTATGCACTGCAGGGAGAGCAGCAGCTGTTGGAGAGACCCGTCGGCACTAAACTGCCGCTAATCCCAGGGTCTAAACCTCAATTTTGCAGGACTGCTCTTTCGGAGAAA CTGCACCAGCCATctcctgacttcactctgactgaTCCCCACGGTTTCCTTTTGGATTCGAAGTACAACAGCCTCCATGACCCCCACCTGCGCACCTATTACCATCGCAAGGGCATGCAGGAGTCTCTGCAGAACAGAGGCTTAATCAATGAGCAGAAGAAA gTCCTCTGCTCTTTGAAAGAATACAATCAATATCATAACTACCTTAGCAATGTGAAGTTGCAGTATGACAAAAATTATGTGACTAAACAG aaaacaatagtgAAGAAGTTCTTGGAGCTCCAGGAGCAGAACGAGATTCCCAGGGATATCAGCTTCACCGATGTGAGGGAATGGCTCCTTGAGGAAGGATCCAAGAATATTTCAGACCAGTTTATGGCTAACAGAGACAG